In one Halorhodospira halophila genomic region, the following are encoded:
- a CDS encoding efflux RND transporter periplasmic adaptor subunit has protein sequence MTDWHMLDSSPEAPARPRRLRTVVAIIALALLAAGCGDDAGDNDGNGGEEALSVTWIEATEEQVREVRNTVGSVEAKSRPLLAAEVGGVIDAIHVDEGARVERGDLLAEIDREDYVDDRDAAAADVARLTAMVGVQERNVARNRELYEDDHISEDELDNAEAELEAREEELASALAQLRRAERDLERTRIRAVVGGAVDERHISEGDYVTAGDSVFQLINLDRLKVRLPVSESLAPRLDSGTELILRSRSGLQPELETTISDLRPGIRDATRSLQLIAEVDNPGGWRPGASAEAEVVLDVRDGLVLPNQSVVRRPAGEVIYVLGEDGGAVEERAVEVGTRFGDRAEIRDGLEPGERVVLDGAGFLTDGAAVDAAPHEGDDADTE, from the coding sequence GTGACTGACTGGCACATGCTCGATTCGTCCCCCGAGGCGCCGGCCCGGCCACGCCGGCTGCGGACGGTGGTCGCCATCATCGCCCTGGCCCTGCTCGCTGCCGGCTGTGGCGACGATGCCGGCGACAACGACGGGAACGGCGGCGAGGAGGCGCTTTCGGTGACCTGGATCGAGGCCACCGAGGAACAGGTCCGCGAGGTCCGCAACACCGTCGGCAGCGTCGAGGCCAAGTCGCGCCCGCTGCTCGCCGCCGAGGTCGGTGGCGTCATCGATGCCATCCATGTCGACGAGGGCGCCCGCGTCGAGCGCGGCGACCTGCTCGCCGAGATCGACCGCGAGGACTACGTCGACGACCGGGATGCCGCGGCCGCCGATGTGGCCCGGCTGACGGCGATGGTCGGCGTGCAGGAGCGCAACGTGGCCCGCAACCGGGAACTCTACGAGGACGATCACATCTCCGAGGACGAGCTCGACAACGCCGAGGCCGAACTCGAGGCTCGCGAGGAGGAGCTCGCCTCCGCCCTGGCGCAGTTGCGGCGCGCCGAGCGGGACCTGGAGCGGACCCGGATCCGCGCCGTGGTCGGCGGTGCCGTTGATGAACGCCACATCAGCGAGGGCGACTACGTCACCGCCGGCGACTCGGTCTTCCAGCTCATCAATCTGGATCGGCTCAAGGTCCGCCTGCCGGTCTCCGAGAGCCTGGCCCCGCGGCTCGACAGCGGGACAGAGCTGATCCTGCGCAGCCGCTCCGGCCTGCAGCCAGAGCTGGAGACCACCATCTCGGACCTGCGACCCGGCATCCGCGATGCCACCCGCTCGCTGCAGCTGATCGCCGAGGTGGACAACCCCGGCGGCTGGCGCCCCGGGGCCAGCGCCGAGGCGGAGGTGGTGCTCGATGTCCGCGACGGCCTCGTCCTGCCCAACCAGAGCGTCGTGCGCCGCCCCGCCGGCGAGGTGATCTACGTCCTCGGCGAGGACGGCGGCGCCGTCGAGGAGCGCGCCGTGGAGGTCGGCACCCGCTTCGGGGACCGCGCCGAAATCCGCGACGGGCTGGAGCCGGGTGAGCGCGTCGTCCTCGACGGCGCGGGCTTTCTCACCGACGGCGCCGCCGTGGACGCCGCTCCCCACGAAGGCGACGACGCGGACACGGAGTAA
- a CDS encoding efflux RND transporter permease subunit — MTLSELSIRRHVLAVMISALIVLIGAIAYQDIGTDRIPNIDFPMVSVTVHQDGADPELMDSAVTDEVERAVNTVPGIDDIQSVSLPGTSVVTIQFDLEVDVDVAFNEVNAKVSEIVQDLPEEAEAPVVDKVEMDAQPIMWLSLQGDRTAQDLDRYARNEVRPQLEGITGVGEVQIGGARERTMRLEVDPDRMAAHNVDAQSVMQALEEEHAQMPGGFLVGGETEEMLKLDVEYHDAEGLEQMIVAGDGDERVRFSDIGRVEDGLADMRQLARFNGEPTIGLGVVKISGANTVAIIDEVKERLDDQIRPQLPPGLELHISTDESQFILEQIDSLYLTIALGILFAALVMWLFLRNLRSTAIVSLAIPVSLMAAIAVIHFFGYTLNSITMLGMLLLIGVVVDDAIVVLENIYRHRQQYREGPMASAISGSNEVFFAVIASTLTLISIFGSVIFMEAIIGRFFESFAVVVAFGVLASSIVALTLIPMLASRFLHVPEQEGAFYRALEQGFKAIERVYRWSLGYILRFRWTTLGLALVFAVAVATVIAPRLGGEFAPDEDTGEFMVNFQTPLGSGIEYTDRQMREVEAILEAQPEVDRYFSAIGIGDRGQVNRGIAFVRMVDRDERDASQQEVVQRIRPELAELPGVRAFASDVPFVPGQRGEPLQFVVTGPNVEELGDHARAIQERLEEVDGMGSIDLDLDLELPQVEVEVDREQARSLGLNAHDIAQTINVLAGGFDVARFDDGPGGQDGRRYDIRLKAQEDMIRDIDDLQRIQLLSEHGDMVPLEAVTTMEETLGPAAITRHNLSYSAEFYADPELPLAEAVEELNAVADDVLPLNFDVELVGQAEEMERAVAAMLFVLFLAATLVYIVLASQFNSFVQPLLIMAAQPLALIGGLLGLWVGGFTLNIYSMIGMVLLMGLVTKNGILLVDLTNQYREKRDLSINEALAEACPIRLRPVLMTSLTLILALIPAAAGLGAGAETNAPMAAAIIGGMITAMLLTLAVIPAAYSLLEGYLARRGWGRLSKIAEDYFG, encoded by the coding sequence ATGACGCTCTCCGAGCTCTCCATACGCCGCCACGTTCTGGCGGTGATGATCAGCGCGCTGATCGTGCTCATCGGCGCGATCGCCTATCAGGATATCGGCACCGACCGCATCCCCAATATCGACTTCCCCATGGTCAGCGTCACCGTCCACCAGGACGGCGCCGACCCGGAGCTGATGGATTCGGCGGTCACCGACGAGGTCGAACGGGCCGTCAACACCGTCCCGGGCATCGACGACATCCAGTCGGTCTCCCTGCCCGGGACCTCGGTGGTCACCATCCAGTTCGATCTGGAAGTGGACGTGGACGTGGCCTTCAACGAGGTCAACGCGAAGGTCTCCGAGATCGTCCAGGACCTGCCCGAGGAGGCGGAGGCACCGGTCGTCGACAAGGTCGAGATGGACGCCCAGCCGATCATGTGGCTCTCCCTGCAGGGAGATCGCACGGCGCAGGATCTCGACCGCTACGCCCGCAACGAGGTCCGCCCGCAGCTGGAGGGCATCACCGGCGTCGGCGAGGTGCAGATCGGCGGCGCGCGCGAGCGGACCATGCGCCTGGAGGTCGACCCGGACCGCATGGCCGCCCACAACGTCGACGCTCAGTCGGTCATGCAGGCCCTTGAGGAGGAGCACGCCCAGATGCCGGGCGGCTTCCTGGTCGGTGGCGAGACCGAAGAGATGCTCAAGCTCGACGTCGAGTACCACGACGCCGAAGGACTCGAGCAGATGATCGTCGCCGGGGACGGCGACGAACGCGTGCGCTTTAGCGACATCGGCCGGGTCGAGGACGGCCTGGCGGACATGCGCCAGCTGGCCCGGTTCAACGGCGAGCCGACCATCGGCCTGGGCGTGGTCAAGATCTCCGGGGCTAACACCGTCGCCATCATCGACGAGGTCAAGGAACGCCTGGACGATCAGATCCGTCCCCAGCTGCCGCCGGGGCTGGAGCTGCACATCTCCACCGACGAGTCGCAGTTCATCCTCGAGCAGATCGACTCGCTCTACCTGACCATTGCCCTGGGCATCCTCTTCGCTGCCCTGGTGATGTGGCTGTTCCTGCGCAACCTGCGCTCGACGGCCATCGTCTCGCTGGCGATCCCCGTCTCGCTGATGGCGGCCATCGCGGTGATCCACTTCTTCGGCTACACGCTGAACTCGATCACCATGCTCGGCATGCTGCTGCTCATCGGCGTGGTGGTGGACGACGCCATCGTGGTGCTGGAGAACATCTACCGCCACCGCCAGCAGTACCGGGAAGGCCCCATGGCGTCGGCGATTTCCGGCTCCAACGAGGTTTTCTTCGCGGTCATCGCCTCCACCCTGACGCTGATCTCGATCTTCGGTTCGGTGATCTTCATGGAGGCGATCATCGGTCGGTTCTTCGAATCGTTCGCGGTGGTGGTCGCCTTCGGCGTGCTCGCTTCGAGCATTGTTGCCCTGACCCTGATCCCGATGCTCGCCTCCCGCTTCCTCCACGTGCCCGAGCAGGAGGGAGCCTTCTACCGGGCACTGGAACAGGGCTTCAAGGCCATCGAGCGGGTCTACCGGTGGTCTCTGGGCTACATCCTGCGCTTCCGCTGGACAACCCTGGGCCTGGCGCTGGTCTTTGCCGTCGCGGTGGCTACCGTCATCGCCCCGCGCCTGGGCGGCGAGTTCGCCCCGGACGAGGACACCGGGGAGTTCATGGTCAATTTCCAGACGCCGCTCGGCTCCGGGATCGAGTACACCGACCGGCAGATGCGCGAGGTCGAGGCTATCCTTGAGGCGCAGCCGGAGGTGGATCGCTACTTCTCGGCCATCGGCATCGGCGACCGCGGGCAGGTCAACCGCGGCATCGCCTTCGTCCGCATGGTCGACCGCGACGAGCGGGACGCTTCGCAGCAGGAGGTGGTGCAGCGGATCCGCCCCGAGCTCGCCGAACTGCCCGGGGTACGCGCCTTCGCCTCCGACGTGCCCTTCGTCCCCGGCCAGCGCGGCGAGCCCCTGCAGTTCGTGGTCACCGGACCCAACGTCGAGGAACTCGGCGATCACGCGCGGGCGATCCAGGAGCGCCTGGAGGAGGTCGACGGCATGGGCAGCATCGACCTGGACCTGGATCTGGAGCTGCCCCAGGTGGAGGTCGAGGTGGATCGGGAGCAAGCCCGGAGTCTGGGCCTGAACGCCCACGACATCGCCCAGACCATCAACGTGCTTGCCGGCGGCTTCGATGTGGCCCGCTTCGACGACGGCCCCGGGGGCCAGGACGGGCGGCGCTACGACATCCGCCTCAAGGCCCAGGAGGACATGATCCGCGACATCGACGACCTGCAGCGGATCCAGCTCCTCTCTGAGCACGGCGATATGGTGCCGCTGGAGGCGGTGACCACCATGGAGGAGACCTTGGGGCCGGCGGCGATCACCCGCCACAACCTCTCTTACTCGGCGGAGTTCTACGCCGACCCGGAACTACCACTGGCCGAGGCCGTCGAGGAGCTCAACGCCGTGGCCGACGACGTCCTGCCGCTGAACTTCGACGTGGAGCTGGTCGGCCAGGCCGAGGAGATGGAACGGGCCGTCGCCGCCATGCTCTTCGTGCTCTTCCTGGCGGCGACGCTCGTCTATATCGTGCTGGCCAGCCAGTTCAACTCCTTCGTCCAGCCACTGCTGATCATGGCGGCACAGCCGCTGGCGCTGATCGGCGGACTGCTCGGTCTCTGGGTGGGCGGCTTCACGCTGAACATCTACTCGATGATCGGCATGGTGTTGCTCATGGGCCTGGTCACCAAGAACGGCATCCTACTGGTGGATCTAACCAACCAGTACCGCGAGAAGCGGGATCTCTCGATCAACGAGGCCCTGGCCGAGGCGTGCCCCATCCGTCTGCGCCCGGTCCTGATGACCTCGCTGACGCTGATCCTGGCGCTGATCCCGGCGGCGGCCGGCCTGGGTGCCGGAGCCGAGACCAATGCACCGATGGCAGCGGCGATCATCGGCGGTATGATCACGGCCATGCTGCTCACCCTGGCTGTAATACCGGCGGCCTACTCCCTGCTCGAGGGCTACCTCGCGCGGCGGGGCTGGGGCCGGCTGAGCAAGATCGCCGAGGACTACTTCGGATGA
- a CDS encoding TolC family outer membrane protein, translating to MKRGNTRAQFRLAPRFTGWTLAALLALPGAIAAGDNGNNEHDAAEAVVDAPVPVEDDEDALAPAEVKERDPQQDLLQVYRLALEADRSLAAALNRRRAADEEIAQARSQFLPQITASAGYEDETQDIEDVPEDLDTSGWDASLSLTQPIFRRGNFIDLERARTAVDRADVELSLAEQALVVDVTEAYFDVLLAQDEQALVEAELAAVESQLRRAERALEVGTGTQTDVDEARAAFDRVRAEQVAVDNQVEVAQQALRRLTGELPGELAGLGETFEPKPVEPTDTDHWVDLAQRYNLEVQLAERDDQLARHDVESQRADRWPEVDLEGRLTRFDGERDQFNQPTQDGYTDTRSIRLQVSVPLYTGGAISSRVRQAEAERTAASDDLADQRRAAALDARSAFLGLTSELERVRALEQALVSARSNEASVRRGQEVGTRTTTDVLDAQSQRFETKRDLAAARYDYLLNFVQLQVAAGLAVDETVIREVNEQLQSVSR from the coding sequence ATGAAGCGAGGCAACACGAGAGCGCAGTTCAGGCTCGCCCCCCGGTTCACCGGCTGGACCCTGGCCGCCCTACTGGCGCTGCCCGGGGCCATCGCCGCCGGTGACAACGGCAACAACGAGCACGACGCCGCGGAGGCGGTGGTCGACGCCCCGGTCCCGGTGGAGGACGACGAGGACGCCCTGGCGCCGGCAGAGGTCAAGGAGCGAGACCCGCAACAGGACCTGCTGCAGGTGTACCGGCTGGCCCTGGAGGCGGACCGCAGCCTGGCCGCCGCCCTCAACCGGCGCCGCGCCGCCGACGAGGAGATCGCCCAGGCCCGCTCGCAGTTCCTGCCACAGATCACCGCCTCGGCGGGCTACGAGGACGAGACCCAGGACATCGAGGACGTGCCGGAAGATCTGGACACCTCCGGCTGGGACGCCTCGCTGTCTCTGACCCAGCCGATCTTCCGGCGCGGCAACTTCATCGACCTGGAGCGGGCCCGCACCGCCGTGGACCGGGCCGACGTGGAGCTCTCCCTGGCCGAGCAGGCACTGGTGGTGGATGTCACCGAGGCCTACTTCGACGTCCTCCTGGCCCAGGACGAGCAGGCCCTGGTCGAGGCCGAGCTGGCCGCCGTCGAGAGCCAGCTGCGCCGGGCCGAGCGGGCCCTGGAGGTGGGCACCGGCACCCAGACCGACGTCGACGAGGCGCGGGCCGCCTTCGACCGGGTGCGCGCCGAGCAGGTGGCCGTGGACAACCAGGTGGAGGTCGCCCAGCAGGCACTGCGCCGGCTGACCGGCGAACTGCCCGGCGAGCTGGCCGGCCTGGGCGAGACGTTCGAGCCCAAGCCGGTGGAGCCCACCGACACCGACCACTGGGTGGACCTGGCCCAGCGCTACAACCTGGAGGTCCAGCTCGCCGAGCGCGATGACCAGCTGGCCCGACACGACGTCGAAAGCCAGCGCGCCGATCGCTGGCCGGAGGTGGACCTGGAGGGGCGGCTGACGCGCTTCGATGGCGAGCGGGATCAATTCAACCAACCCACCCAGGACGGCTACACAGACACCCGCTCCATCCGGCTACAGGTCTCGGTGCCGCTCTACACCGGCGGGGCCATCTCCAGCCGGGTGCGCCAGGCCGAGGCGGAGCGCACCGCGGCCAGCGACGACCTGGCCGATCAGCGCCGGGCCGCTGCCCTGGACGCCCGTTCCGCCTTCCTCGGCCTGACCTCGGAGCTGGAGCGAGTCCGGGCGCTGGAGCAGGCCCTCGTCTCGGCGCGCAGCAACGAGGCCTCGGTGCGTCGCGGCCAGGAGGTAGGTACCCGCACCACCACCGACGTCCTCGACGCCCAGAGCCAACGCTTCGAGACCAAGCGCGACCTGGCTGCGGCGCGTTATGATTACCTGCTGAACTTCGTGCAGCTGCAGGTGGCCGCCGGACTGGCGGTGGACGAGACGGTCATCCGCGAGGTCAACGAACAGCTGCAATCGGTTTCCCGATAA
- a CDS encoding Fur family transcriptional regulator produces MKQAACTTTTDEALQALRDAGLRLTQPRRQIVATLVAADTPLSPRELHQQLGSTACDPVTVYRCLTDFERLGLVHRHEFGDGSTRYQLVEADGSHQHYVICRHCQRKDPIHACPADLEAAVRARGYAGVSHTLEFFGVCPDCQQGSDQEPR; encoded by the coding sequence ATGAAACAAGCAGCGTGCACGACGACCACGGACGAAGCCCTGCAGGCCCTGCGTGACGCGGGGCTGCGCCTGACCCAGCCGCGGCGGCAGATCGTCGCCACCCTGGTGGCCGCCGATACCCCGCTGAGCCCGCGCGAGCTGCATCAGCAGCTCGGGTCTACGGCGTGCGACCCGGTGACGGTCTACCGCTGCCTGACCGACTTCGAACGCCTCGGGCTCGTGCACCGACACGAGTTCGGGGACGGCTCCACCCGCTACCAGCTGGTGGAGGCCGACGGCAGCCACCAGCACTACGTCATCTGCCGGCACTGCCAGCGCAAGGACCCCATCCACGCCTGCCCGGCGGACCTCGAAGCCGCGGTGCGCGCCCGCGGCTACGCCGGGGTCAGCCACACCCTGGAGTTCTTCGGCGTGTGCCCGGACTGCCAGCAGGGATCCGATCAGGAGCCCCGGTGA
- a CDS encoding cation diffusion facilitator family transporter, protein MSASRATRTAEDPARAKRRVTLIGGVINLFLGSGKIVAGWLGQSQALVVDGVHSLSDLASDALVYVAATYGSQEADSDHPYGHARIETAATAGIGAVLLLVAAGFIYDAVQRLLVAPESLWVPGWLALGAALASLVIKEGLYHYTRWVANRAHSNLIHANAWHHRSDALSSVVVIGGIIGVFLGLPWLDAVAAIVVALMLAHVGIRFAWRSVCELVDTGLDPEQVARIEGLVGEIDGVRDVHGLRSRHMAEEALIDLHIQVDPRLSVSEGHRISEAVRRRLIEDIGVVTEVLVHVDHEPPHWDEATAALPLRSKVERDLQTAWSGIQGGDSVERVDLHYMEGRLEVELHLPWGPDCDTTALHQRATQLAAAAEGLAYVSACRVHFIGR, encoded by the coding sequence GTGAGCGCCTCCCGAGCCACGCGCACTGCCGAGGATCCTGCACGGGCCAAGCGCCGGGTCACCCTGATCGGCGGGGTGATCAATCTCTTCCTCGGCTCCGGTAAGATCGTCGCCGGCTGGCTGGGGCAATCCCAGGCCTTGGTCGTGGACGGGGTCCACTCCCTCTCGGACCTGGCCTCCGACGCCCTGGTGTACGTGGCCGCCACCTACGGGAGCCAGGAAGCGGACAGCGACCACCCGTACGGCCACGCCCGCATCGAGACGGCGGCGACCGCCGGCATCGGCGCGGTGCTCCTGCTGGTGGCCGCCGGGTTCATCTACGACGCGGTACAGCGGCTACTCGTCGCCCCGGAGTCGCTCTGGGTGCCGGGCTGGCTTGCCCTCGGCGCAGCGCTGGCGTCGCTGGTCATCAAGGAGGGCCTCTACCACTACACCCGGTGGGTGGCCAACCGGGCGCACTCGAACCTCATCCACGCCAATGCCTGGCACCACCGCTCCGATGCCCTCTCCTCCGTGGTGGTCATCGGCGGCATCATCGGCGTATTCCTGGGGCTACCGTGGCTGGACGCCGTCGCCGCCATCGTGGTGGCACTGATGCTCGCCCACGTGGGGATCCGCTTCGCCTGGCGCTCGGTCTGCGAGCTGGTCGATACCGGCCTCGATCCGGAGCAGGTGGCGCGCATCGAGGGACTGGTCGGCGAGATCGACGGGGTTCGCGACGTTCACGGCCTGCGCAGCCGGCACATGGCCGAGGAGGCACTGATCGACCTGCACATCCAGGTGGACCCGCGGCTGAGCGTCTCCGAGGGCCACCGGATCAGTGAGGCCGTGCGCCGGCGCCTCATCGAGGACATCGGCGTGGTCACGGAAGTGCTGGTGCACGTCGACCACGAGCCGCCGCACTGGGACGAGGCCACCGCCGCCCTGCCCCTGCGCAGCAAGGTCGAGCGCGACCTACAGACCGCCTGGTCGGGCATCCAGGGGGGCGACAGCGTCGAGCGCGTCGACCTGCACTATATGGAGGGACGCCTGGAGGTGGAACTCCACCTGCCCTGGGGCCCGGACTGCGACACCACCGCCCTGCACCAACGTGCCACCCAGCTGGCCGCAGCCGCCGAGGGCCTGGCCTACGTCAGCGCCTGTCGGGTCCACTTCATCGGACGCTGA
- a CDS encoding serine/threonine protein kinase: MDTRHPFETLGPDTVLDAVEAVGGVRSDGRLLALNSYENRVYMVGVEDGPAVVAKFYRPGRWDDAQILEEHAFSEELVAAEVPVVAPMRCGASTLAHSHGFRIALYPMRGGRMLEVDNRDVLRRLGAYLGRIHVVGGGGAFTHRPALDPGDHGRRVRDRLLAGNWLPPHLEEAYATLTEDLLEAVSACWERAGAVRPIRVHGDFHPGNVLQTEAGFHLVDLDDTCTGPAVQDLWMLLPGERAEQESFLEAVLEGYRTFCELDPRELHLIEPLRTLRLMRHAAWLAERWEDPAFPQAFPWFAEPRYWEEHMLALREQLAALAEPPLSVR; this comes from the coding sequence ATGGATACGCGCCACCCGTTCGAGACCCTCGGTCCCGACACCGTCCTCGATGCCGTCGAGGCCGTCGGCGGCGTGCGCAGCGACGGCCGGTTGCTGGCACTGAACAGCTACGAGAACCGGGTCTACATGGTCGGGGTGGAGGACGGCCCGGCCGTGGTGGCCAAATTCTACCGCCCCGGGCGCTGGGACGATGCGCAGATCCTCGAGGAGCACGCCTTCAGCGAGGAGCTGGTCGCCGCCGAGGTGCCGGTGGTGGCGCCCATGCGCTGTGGAGCGAGCACCCTCGCCCACAGTCACGGCTTCCGCATCGCCCTGTATCCCATGCGGGGCGGGCGCATGCTGGAGGTGGACAACCGCGACGTGCTTCGCCGCCTGGGCGCCTACCTGGGTCGCATCCATGTCGTCGGCGGGGGCGGTGCCTTCACCCATCGTCCCGCCCTCGACCCGGGGGATCACGGCCGGCGGGTCCGGGACCGGCTGCTGGCCGGCAACTGGCTGCCGCCGCACCTGGAGGAGGCCTACGCCACCCTTACCGAGGATCTCCTCGAGGCGGTGAGCGCCTGCTGGGAGCGTGCCGGGGCGGTGCGCCCGATCCGCGTGCACGGCGATTTCCACCCGGGGAACGTGCTGCAGACCGAGGCCGGGTTCCATCTGGTGGACCTGGATGACACCTGCACCGGGCCGGCCGTCCAGGATCTCTGGATGCTGCTTCCCGGCGAGCGGGCCGAGCAGGAGTCGTTCCTCGAGGCGGTCCTGGAGGGGTACCGGACCTTTTGTGAGCTCGACCCGCGCGAGCTGCACCTGATCGAGCCCCTGCGCACCCTGCGGCTGATGCGCCACGCCGCCTGGCTGGCGGAGCGCTGGGAGGATCCGGCGTTCCCGCAGGCCTTCCCCTGGTTCGCCGAGCCCCGCTACTGGGAGGAACACATGTTGGCGCTGCGCGAGCAACTGGCTGCTTTGGCCGAGCCCCCGCTCAGCGTCCGATGA
- a CDS encoding peptidoglycan DD-metalloendopeptidase family protein: MKDRFTVTITDFRGARHYSLHQIAKRFALALAGGLALVLLAGALALHALNDKITELNQVRADKAEAARQIERRNEELRELVSEREQEIHRMDLELGHIETLVGLDPQPEAKRRERLDTAGQTALEKALMLRTIPSGWPLQEESRITSGYGWRTHPVTGERSFHAAVDLRAPVGEKIVATADGVVNFAAKHQGSGLGKLVILAHDFGFQTHYAHLSRIEVETGEFVEEGDVIARSGATGNVNGPHLHYEIWHTQRKLNPEPFLDWSLENYEELFEEEGRVKWESLAKGINRRAEALERQLSATARDWSEN; encoded by the coding sequence GTGAAGGATCGTTTCACGGTCACCATCACCGACTTCCGCGGCGCCCGCCACTATTCGCTGCACCAGATCGCCAAGCGCTTCGCGCTGGCCCTGGCCGGCGGCTTGGCGCTCGTGCTGCTCGCAGGCGCCCTCGCCCTCCATGCGCTCAACGACAAGATCACCGAACTGAACCAGGTCCGCGCCGACAAGGCCGAGGCCGCCCGCCAGATCGAGCGGCGCAACGAGGAACTCCGCGAGCTGGTCAGCGAGCGGGAGCAAGAGATCCACCGCATGGATCTCGAGCTCGGCCACATCGAGACCCTGGTCGGACTCGATCCCCAGCCGGAGGCCAAGCGCCGCGAGCGGCTCGACACCGCCGGCCAGACGGCGCTCGAGAAGGCGCTAATGTTGCGAACCATCCCCAGCGGCTGGCCCCTCCAAGAGGAGTCACGAATCACCAGCGGCTACGGCTGGCGGACCCATCCGGTGACCGGCGAGCGCTCGTTCCACGCCGCGGTCGATCTGCGCGCACCGGTGGGCGAGAAGATCGTCGCCACCGCCGACGGGGTAGTCAACTTTGCGGCCAAGCACCAGGGCAGCGGGCTCGGCAAGCTGGTCATCCTCGCCCACGATTTCGGTTTCCAGACCCACTACGCCCACCTGAGCCGGATCGAGGTGGAGACCGGCGAGTTCGTCGAAGAGGGCGATGTCATTGCCCGCTCCGGGGCCACCGGCAATGTCAACGGCCCCCATCTGCACTACGAGATCTGGCACACCCAGCGCAAGCTGAACCCGGAACCGTTTCTGGACTGGAGCCTGGAGAACTATGAAGAGCTCTTTGAAGAAGAGGGCCGCGTAAAATGGGAATCATTGGCAAAGGGGATCAATCGAAGAGCCGAAGCCCTGGAACGACAGTTATCTGCGACGGCACGCGACTGGTCGGAGAACTGA
- a CDS encoding bactofilin family protein — MGIIGKGDQSKSRSPGTTVICDGTRLVGELTLESNLHLDGQIKGTIVSDHDVSIGHTGRFEGNIKAHRLLVSGYVEGVIDCASLEIVAEGRVFGELHSDDFIIEAGGQFLGESHPRREVPLAALQHEAGRESQLTGPEQAQAPAQAETGADTEAGATPTTDTPPEPEPEPPRADPRPEPHREEAHGPAEEPEQAQGRQEQEEEEPSRNVRPQPRQTFWGRR, encoded by the coding sequence ATGGGAATCATTGGCAAAGGGGATCAATCGAAGAGCCGAAGCCCTGGAACGACAGTTATCTGCGACGGCACGCGACTGGTCGGAGAACTGACCCTGGAGTCGAACCTGCACCTGGACGGGCAGATCAAGGGCACCATCGTCTCGGACCATGACGTGAGTATCGGCCACACCGGCCGCTTCGAGGGCAATATCAAGGCCCACCGTCTGCTGGTCAGTGGCTACGTGGAAGGCGTGATCGACTGCGCCAGCCTCGAGATCGTCGCCGAGGGGCGCGTCTTCGGCGAGCTCCACAGCGACGACTTCATCATCGAGGCCGGCGGCCAGTTCCTCGGCGAGAGCCATCCGCGGCGCGAGGTGCCACTGGCCGCCTTGCAGCATGAAGCCGGCCGGGAGTCGCAACTGACCGGGCCGGAACAGGCGCAGGCGCCAGCACAGGCGGAGACCGGGGCCGATACCGAGGCCGGGGCCACCCCGACGACGGACACCCCGCCCGAGCCCGAACCGGAACCGCCGCGTGCCGACCCCAGGCCCGAGCCGCACCGGGAGGAAGCGCACGGCCCGGCGGAGGAACCTGAGCAAGCGCAGGGAAGGCAGGAGCAGGAAGAAGAGGAGCCGTCGCGCAATGTCCGCCCCCAGCCGAGGCAGACGTTCTGGGGGCGGCGCTGA